From the Oscarella lobularis chromosome 13, ooOscLobu1.1, whole genome shotgun sequence genome, one window contains:
- the LOC136194363 gene encoding fibrinogen C domain-containing protein 1-like yields MTPKVFFFFGLVALSHVSSVLSASLAARSTTTTSSNYDVDTKCVNVSINISDAEKSITHRLAAIERTLERIEKGLVDNASVRGSIVFRNCKEILTYGFTKSGVYEINPMDGHGWFDVYCDMETDGGGWVVFQRREDGSVNFYRDWADYKTGFGDLDKEFWLGLDKINRLTKESLQTIRFDLSDFDGNSMYAQYKTFKVGNEASGYVLNVWSYSGNAGDSFIPQSDGMKFSTKDKDQDTWDTSCAQTFNGGWWFGDCHHSNLNGMYHKGVHKSFADGVNWRAWRGFKYSLKFTEMKVRPK; encoded by the coding sequence ATGACGCCTAAggtattctttttcttcggctTGGTCGCCTTGAGTCACGTAAGCTCGGTACTTTCAGCCTCGTTGGCTGCAAGAAGTACAACGACGACTAGTAGCAATTACGACGTGGACACTAAATGCGTCAATGTGAGTATCAACATCAGTGACGCAGAAAAGTCAATCACTCATCGTCTCGCCGCGATTGAACGTACGCTGGAGCGAATTGAGAAGGGCCTCGTGGACAATGCATCGGTTAGAGGCAGTATCGTGTTTCGTAACTGCAAAGAAATTCTTACGTACGGTTTCACTAAAAGTGGTGTTTATGAGATTAATCCTATGGACGGGCATGGCTGGTTTGACGTCTATTGTGACATGGAAACGGATGGTGGGGGTTGGGTCGTTTTTcagagacgagaagacggGTCTGTCAACTTCTATCGAGATTGGGCTGACTATAAAACGGGGTTTGGCGATTTGGACAAAGAGTTCTGGCTAGGTCTGGACAAAATTAATAGACTGACAAAAGAGTCTCTACAAACGATTCGATTTGACTTGTCAGATTTTGATGGCAACAGTATGTACGCTCAATATAAAACTTTCAAAGTGGGAAACGAAGCATCAGGATATGTTCTCAATGTTTGGTCGTATTCTGGTAATGCTGGAGACTCTTTTATACCGCAATCTGATGGGATGAAGTTCAGCACGAAGGATAAAGATCAGGACACCTGGGATACTAGTTGTGCTCAGACGTTTAACGGTGGTTGGTGGTTTGGTGATTGTCATCACTCAAATTTAAACGGAATGTATCACAAAGGGGTTCACAAATCATTTGCTGATGGTGTTAACTGGAGGGCATGGAGAGGGTTTAAGTATTCACTCAAGTTCACTGAAATGAAAGTTCGTCCAAAGTAA
- the LOC136194994 gene encoding ryncolin-4-like, with protein MVQLSIILCFCLATAGWVASWPVARRESNSNNTAAGGVFITVNVNKGSRSGDADCESISDLKSRLTAVEEILQQIVGNTDQPTVAATPTVTATRTVTATRTVTAATPTPTPEREPLRSCKDTLDQGFTDSGVYTIDPDDGYGPFEVYCDMETAGGGWAVFQRREDGSVDFLRDWIDYKNGFGDLNNEFWLGLDKISRLTKESLQTIRFDLSDFDGNSRYAQYKAFEVGNEASGYILNIGSYSGDAGDSFAKQNGMKFSTRDKDQDVNSINCAQKFKGAWWYARCHQSNLNGIYHEGAHETYADGINWYMWKGQHYSLKFTEMKMHPE; from the coding sequence ATGGTACAACTGTCTATTATTTTGTGTTTCTGCCTGGCCACTGCTGGCTGGGTTGCATCATGGCCCGTAGCAAGACGGGAAAGCAATTCTAATAATACTGCTGCGGGCGGTGTTTTCATTACCGTCAATGTCAATAAAGGATCACGTAgcggcgacgccgattgTGAATCGATCTCTGATTTGAAGAGCCGACTCACTGCTGTAGAAGAGATTCTCCAGCAAATCGTGGGAAACACCGATCAACCGACCGTTGCCGCAACTCCGACAGTTACCGCAACTCGGACCGTTACTGCAACTCGGACCGTTACCGCCGCTACTCCGACTCCTACCCCTGAACGTGAGCCTCTGCGTTCATGCAAGGACACGCTCGACCAAGGCTTCACTGACAGTGGCGTGTATACTATTGATCCAGATGACGGTTACGGACCTTTTGAAGTGTACTGTGACATGGAAACGGCTGGTGGGGGCTGGGCcgtctttcaaagacgagaagacgggTCTGTCGACTTCCTTCGAGATTGGATTGACTATAAAAATGGTTTTGGCGATTTGAACAACGAGTTCTGGCTAGGTTTGGACAAAATTAGTAGGCTGACAAAAGAGTCGCTACAAACAATTCGATTTGACTTGTCAGATTTTGATGGCAACAGTAGGTACGCTCAATATAAAGCATTTGAAGTTGGAAACGAAGCATCAGGATATATTCTAAATATTGGGTCGTATTCTGGAGATGCTGGCGACTCTTTTGCAAAACAGAATGGAATGAAATTCAGCACAAGGGATAAAGATCAGGACGTTAATTCTATTAATTGCGCTCAGAAATTCAAGGGCGCTTGGTGGTACGCTCGCTGTCATCAATCAAATCTAAACGGAATTTATCACGAAGGAGCTCACGAAACGTATGCTGATGGTATTAACTGGTACATGTGGAAAGGGCAACATTATTCGCTAAAGTTTACTGAAATGAAGATGCATCCAGAGtga